GGAGGCCTTCGACGTCCCGGAGGCCACGGTGCGGGTGGTGGTCACCCGGCTGCGCAAGGAGGGCTGGCTGGACAGCGTCCGCAACGGGCGGGAGACCACCTACCAACTGACCCCGGCCGCCTGGCAGCTGCTCGACGAGGGCCGGTTGCGCATCTTCCAACGTGCCCGGGGGCCGTGGGACGGGCAGTGGCACATGGTCATCTACTCGGTGCCGGAAACCGACCGGGCGCTGCGCGAACGACTGCGCAAAAAGCTTGCCTGGCTGGGATTCGGGCCGCTGTCGGCCTCGGTGTGGGTGTGCGCGCACGACCGCACACAGGCCGTCCGCCTCGAGGTCGCCGACGTGCCGCACGTGGTGCTGGACGCCTTCCACTCCCGCTCCGACCGCGCGGAGTTGGACCGGGAGATTGCCAACCGGTGCTGGGATCTCACCGCTCTGGAGCGCGATTACGCCGATCTGTTGGAGCGGTACCGGCCGCGGCTGGCCGGCTACCGCCGCGGCGAACTCGCCGGCCGCGACGCGTTGGTCGAACGCATGCAGCTCATTCACGACTACCGGATGTTCCCGTTCCGCGACCCCGATTTGCCGCCGGAGTTGTTGCCCGAGGGATGGTCCGGACGCGTGGCCCATGAGGTGTTCCTGGAGGCACACAGTCTGCTGCGGGCACCGGCCGAGGAATTCGTCGATGGGTTGCTCGGATTGATAAAAGCGTAACCCATACTGGACGGTCGTCGCCTAAACGTTGTATGTTGGCGGGATCCGGTGCGGGAGGAGTGCCACGCGGAATGGACGACGCCGAGAAGAGCGAACTCGAGGCGCTCTACGAGGACTTCGACGCGGCGCACCTCACCCCGTTGTGGACCCAGCGCGCCGGCTTGATGCCGCAGGAGCCCACCCCGGACGCGGTGCCCATGCTGTGGCGCTGGTCCACGTTGTATCCGCTGGCCGAACGCTCCGGCCGGTTGGTGCCGGTCGGCCGCGGCGGGGAACGGCGGGCCATCGCCCTGGCCAACCCCGGCCTGCCGGGCACCGCCTACGCCACCCCCACGCTGTGGTGCGCGATCCAGTACCTCGGCCCGCGCGAGCAGGCACCCGCCCACCGGCACACCCAGACCGCCTTCCGCTTCGTGGTGGAGGGCGAGGGGGTGTGGACCAACGTGGACGGCGACCCGGTGGCCATGCGCCGCGGGGATCTGCTGCTCACGCCGGGCATGCACTTCCACGAGCATCACAACACCTCCGATTCCCCGATGGCCTGGATCGATGGCCTGGACATTCCGTTGGTGCGCTACCTGGACGCCGGCTTCTTCGAGTTCGGCCCGGATCAGTTGGCCACCACGGCGACGCCGGCGGTCTCCCGCAATGAGCGACTGTGGGGACATCCCGGCCTGGCCCCGCTGGGAGATTCCCCGACGGCCTCGCCGCTGCTGGCCTACCGGTGGGCACACACCGACGCGGCGCTGCAGGCCCAGTTGGACCTGGAGTCCGAGGGCGCGCCGGGCGTGGCCGGCCCCGGGCATGCCGCAGTGCGGTTCGTGAACCCGGCCACCGGCGGGGACTGCCTGTCCACCATGCGCTGTGAGATGCACCGGCTGCGCCCCGGCGCGCGCACCGAATGTCGGGTCGCGGGCTCCGCGGTGTGGCAGGTCTTCGCGGGTAGCGGCAGCGTCGGCATCGGTTCCGCCGGCTACGAGGTCGGCACCGGTGATCTGTTCGCGGTCCCGTCCTGGGCGCCGCTGTGCATCGAGACCGAGCACGGACTCGATGCGTTCCGCTTCTCCGACGATCCGGTGTTCGAGGCACTGGGCCTGGCCCGCAAGGAGACCACGTGAAGCTCGCGACCATCCGCAGCGCCGGCGACACCCGGGCGGTGCGCGTCGAGGACGGCGAGGCCATCGAAACCGGGCACGTCGACCTGGGGGCGTTGTTGGCGCAGCCGGATTGGCGTCGCATTGCCGCGGCGGCCGACGGACCGCGCCACGCGTTGGACACGCTGGACTACGCGCCGCTGGTGCCCCGGCCCGAAAAGATCGTCTGCGTCGGGCTGAACTACCGCACCCACATCCAGGAGATGGGTCGCGAACTCCCCGACTACCCCACGCTCTTCGCGAAGTACGCCCGCGCCCTGATCGGCGCCTATGACCCGGTGGTGCTGCCGGCCGGCTCCGACCAGGTGGACTGGGAAGCGGAACTGGGGGTGGTGATCGGCGCGGAGGTGCGCCACGCCACGGCGGAGCAGGCGCGGGCCGCGATCGCCGGGTACACCGTGGTCAATGACGTGACCGCGCGGGACGTGCAGTTCCGCACCGTGCAGTGGCTGTCCGGCAAGACCTTCGAGCGCAGCACACCGGTGGGTCCCTGGCTGGTGGTGGATGCCGAACCCGGTGAGATCTCCTGCGTGGTCGACGGCGATGTGATGCAGAAGGCCGACACCGCCGACCTGCATTTCGATCCGGCCGCGCTGGTGCAATACATCTCCGCGATTATCACGCTGGTCCCCGGTGACCTCATCGCCACCGGCACTCCCGGCGGCGTCGGCCATGCGCGCAATCCGGCGCGGTATCTGGTCGCGGGCAGCGAACTGATCACCCGCGTCGACGGTGTGGGCGAGTGCCGCAACGTCTGCGTGCCGGAGGCCTGAGGTGCGCGTCGCGATCGTGGGCGGCGGGCCGGGTGGGTTGTTCCTGGCCACCCTGTTGCGCCGGGCCGATCCCGCCATCTCCGTCGACGTGTTCGAGCGCAATCGGGCGGAGGACACGTTCGGTTTCGGGGTGGTGTTCTCCGATCGCACCCTGGCCGGTATTCACGACGCGGACCCGGTGCTGCGCCAGGCCCTGGAGGAGCACGGCCGGCACTGGGACGTCATCGAGGTGCGGCTCAAGGGGGAGCGGATCCGGTGCGGCGGCAACGGCATGGCCTCCGTGGTGCGGCACACCCTGCTCGCCCTCATGCAGCAGCGCGCCGCGCAGGTCGGCGCCCGATTGCGCTTCTCCACCGAGGTGGGACTGGCCGACCTGCGTGACTACGACCTGGTGGTGGCCGCGGACGGCACCGGTTCCACGATCCGTCGGGAACTCGCCGCGGACCTCGGCGAGACGGTGGCGACGGCGAGCGCCAAGTTCATCTGGTTCGGCACTGACTACATATTCGACGGCTTGACCTTCGTGCACGAACGCGGCCCGGACGGGGTGTTCGCGGTGCACGGCTACCCGATCAGCGCGGACCGGTCCACGTTCATCGTGGAGACCGACGAGGCGTCCTGGCGCGCGGCCGGCCTGGACCGCTTCGACGTGACCCAACCGCCGGGGCCGAGCGACCTGGAGTCCAAGCGCTACCTCGAGGCGTTGTTCGCCGAGCAGATCGACGGCGGCTCGCTGCTGGTCAACAACTCCCGCTGGGGCAACTTCCGCACTCGGCGCACGGCCCGCTGGCACACCGTCGATCCGATGCCGGTCGCGTTGCTCGGCGACGCCGTGCACACCGCGCATTTCTCCGTCGGATCGGGCACCAAGATGGCCATGGAGGACGCGGTGGCCCTGGCCGCCGCCCTGACGCAGCATCAGCGAGACCTGCCCACCGCCCTGGCCGACTATGAGGCTGCGGCCCAACCCTCGGTGCGGGCCATCCAGGACTCGGCCCGGCCGAGTCTGTCGTGGTGGGAGCACTTCGGTCGCTACCACGACTTCTTCGAACCCTGGCAGTTCGGCTACCACTTCCTGTCCCGCAGCATCAGCGACGCCCGGTTGGCGCGCCGGGCGCCGGAGTTCGTCGCGGCCGCACATGCCGCGTGGCGGTCCCGGCACGGGGCCGAGGTGCTGGCGACACCGTTCGATTCCCACGGTGTGCGACTGGCGGGCCGTGCGGTTGCGGTGTCGCTGCATGACGACATCCCGGTGGCGGCGGCAGGGCTGGCGCTGCGCGATGCGCGCCCGGCGGCCGGCGCACCCTGGGCAGCCCGGCTGGCGGCACCGCAGGATGAGGCGGACCTACCCGCGGCGCTGTCCGCGGTCGCCGCGTTGGCGGATGGCGATCCGGCGTTCGTCGCGGTGCACGGCGGCAACAGTTTGACCCGGCTGTTGGTGTGCGAACAGGCGCGGATGCAGCACAAGCTGCCGGCACTGCTGGTGGAACCGGGCATGGACCGCGACGCCGCCGTCACCACACTGCTGTCCGGGCGCGCTGACCTGGTCGCCCTCGACGTTGCCGGTTCAATCTGATGACTCGTCAGAATCGCCTGGCGGCGCTGTTTCGACCGCGCGGGGTGGCCGTGGTCGGTGCCTCCGCCGACCCGACCAAACTCGGTTCGGCGATGCTGCGTGCCCTCGCCGGATTTCCCGGCCACGTGGCGGCGGTGAACCCGCGGGTCGACGGCATGCACGCCTCGCTCGGTGCGGCGGCGGCCGCCGGGCCGGTCGACCTGGCCATGCTCTGCGTGCCGGCCAAGGCATGCCCCCAGGTTTTCGCCGAGGCCGCCGCCGCCGGCGTGCGCGCGGTGGTGATCTGCGGCGGTGGATTCGCCGAGGCGGGGGAGGAGGGCGCGGCCCTGCAGGCCCAGCTGGCCGGGCTGGCCGTGGACACCGGGACCCGGCTGCTCGGCCCGAACACCTCCGGCTTCCTGGTCCCGGCCACCGGGCTCACCGCGAGCTTCGTGCCCGCCGCGGCCGACGTACCCGCCGGGCGCGTGGCGGTGGTCGCGGCCAGTGGCGGGGTCAACCACGCCGTTTCCTTCCTGCTCGCCGAGGCCGGACACGGGGTCAGCCTGGCCGTCGGGTTGGGTAACTCCGCGGACGTCGATGCCGCGGACGTGCTGGAGTACCTGGCCGATGACCCGACCACCGCCGCGGTGGCCCTGCACCTGGAATCGGTGTCGGACGGGCCGCGACTACTCGATGCGGTGCGCCGGCTCACCGTCACCACCCCGGTGGTCGCGTTGGTGGTGGGCCGCCACGACGTGGCCGCTTTCGCCGCCTCGCACACCGGTGCGCTGGCCACGTCCTGGCGCACCACCCGTTCCGCGTTGGCCGCCGCCGGTGCCGTGCTGGTCGACGACGAGCGCCAACTCGTCGACGCGGTCGGGGCGCTGTCCGGCGTGCGACTGGCGGCCAACCCCATGCCGGGCGTTGCGGTGGTCACCGCGCAAGCGGGCCCCGGGCTGCTGCTGCTGGACGGTCTGAGGGGACGTCGGATCACAATCCCGGAGCTGACCGAATCAACCCGGGAGGTGCTCGGCGCGCTGCTGCCGGCACTGACCTTCCAGCGCAACCCGGTGGACACCGGCCGGCCGGGGCCCGGCTTCGGTGCGGTGCTCGCGGCGGTGGGTGCCGACCCCGGCGTCGACCTGATCGCCGGGTACGCCCTCGACGAACCGGACGCGTTCGACCTGCGCGCGGCGGTCGCCCGCCGCGATCCGACCGTCCCGTTGGTGTTCGGCGTGGGTGGCCCGGGCCCGGTGGTGCGGGAAACCCGTCGGGCCCTGCACGAGGCCGGGGTGGCGGTGACCGACGGCCCGGCCGGGGTGGCCATCGCGACCGCCGCCCTGGTCGCGGATGCCCGCGCCCGGCATCGCGCGGCGGCGCCGACCGAACCGGTGACCCCGCCCTTGCCGACGGTGCCGCGCGGCCCGATCGACGAGCACCGGGCCAAGGAATTCCTTGCCACGCTGGGCATTGCCGGCCCGCGCCGACGGGTGTGCGACAGCCGGGTTGCCGCCGAACAGGCGCTTGCGGACCTGGGCGGGCCGGTTGCGGTGAAGATCCTGGATGCCGCCGTGCTGCACAAGACCGACGTCGGCGGGGTGCACCTCGGGGTGTCCACCCCGGCCGAACTCGCCGTGGCGCTGGACGCGCTGGAGGGCATCGGCGCGCGCCGCGTCCTGGTCGAGGCGATGGCCGCACCCGGCCTCGACCTGATCGTCGGCGCGCACCGGGATCCGGTGTTCGGGCCGATGGTGATGCTCGGCCTGGGTGGCACCGCGGCGGAGGCGCTGGGCGACGTGGTGGTGCACCCCGCGCCGTTGAGCGTGACACGAGCCGCCGCACTGCCCGAGGAATTGGCCGCCGCGGTGTTGCTGGGCGGATGGCGGGGCGGCCCCCCGCTGGACACCGACGCGCTCGGCCGGATCCTGGCCGTGCTGGGCGACCTGCTCGCGCAACCGCACCTGCTGGAGATCGAGATCAACCCGCTTCGCCTGCACCCCGACGGACTCCTCGCCCTGGACGCCGTCATCCGCACCCGGGAGGTCCCCGATGGCCACGCCGATCGCTGAGCACGTGGTGCCCTGGCCGCCCGAGGTGGCCGAGCAGTGGGTGGCGGCCGGGTACTGGCTGGGCCGCCCGCTGAGCACGCTGCTGGCCGAGGCGGCGGATCGCGCGCCCGACGCCGTCGCGTTGATCGACGGGCAGTTGTCCCTCACCCACCGGCAGGTGCAGGAACGGGCCGAGGCCACCGCGGCGCGGCTGCGCGGGCTGGGCATGGAGCGCGGCGACCGGGTCGTGGTGCAACTCGCGAACACGTGGGAGTTCGTGGTGTTCACCCTCGGCTGCCTGCGCGCCGGGGTGGTGCCGGTGATGGCGTTGCCCGCGCACCGCCACGCCGAACTCAGCTACCTGGCCGCACACGCCGAGGCGGTGGGCATCGCGGTGCCCGACATGCTGGCCGAGTTCGACCACCAGGCGCTGGCGCACGAACTCGCCGACGGCGCCGCCGGGCCTTGGCACGTGCTGGTCTGCGGGGACCGGGTGGGCGCCAAGAGCGTCGACCTGCGTGCCCTGTGCGCCCCCGGCGACGAGCGACTGCCCGCCTCGGACCTGCCGGGGCCGCGGGACGTTGCGGTGTTCCTGCTCTCCGGCGGCACCACCGGGTTGCCCAAGCTGATTGTCCGCACGCACGACGACTACGTATTCAACGCCCGGTGCAGCGCGACGATGGCCGGACTGGACGGGCAGACGCGCTACCTGGTCTGCCTGCCCGCCGGGCACAACTTCCCGTTGGCCTGCCCCGGCATCCTCGGCACGCTGCTGGTCGGCGGAGCGGTGGTGATGTCCTCCTCCCCGCGACCGGAGCGGGCCTTCGAACTGGTCGCCGCCCACGGGGTCACGCACACCGCGGTGGTGCCCGCGGTGGCCGGCCGCTGGCTGGAGCACGCCGCGGAACACGGCGCGAAAGCCCTGGCATCCTTGCAGGTGCTGCAGGTCGGCGGAGCCCGGCTGGCCGACGAATTGGCCCGCCGGGTCGGCCCGGTGCTCGGCGCGCACCTGCAACAGGTGTTCGGCATGGCCGAGGGGTTGCTCTGCTACACCCGCCTGGACGACCCGCTCGAGGAAATCTGCAGCACCCAGGGTCGGCCCATGTGCCCGGACGACGAGGTGCGCCTGGTCGACGAGCACGATTGCGACGTGCCCGACGGGCAGCCGGGTTCGCTGCTCACCCGCGGCCCGTACACCCCGCGCGGTTACTACCGGGCGCCGGAACAGAATGCCCGCGCGTTCACCGCCGACGGCTGGTACCGCAGCGGCGACATCTGTCGGCGCACGGCCGCGGGCAACCTGGTGGTGGAGGGCCGGGACAAGGACATGATCAACCGCGGCGGGGAGAAGATCTCCGCCGAGGAAGTGGAGGGCTTCCTCCACCAACTGCTCACCGTCAGCCAGGTGGCCGTGGTGGCCATGCCGGATCATGAGCTCGGGGAACGGGTCTGCGCCTACCTGGTGCTCCGGGCGGGCATCGACGTCGGGTTGGCGGACCTGCGCGCCGCGTTGGATGCCCACGGCGTCGCCCGGTTCAAGTGGCCGGAGCGCCTGGTGCTCGTCGAGAAGTTGCCGGTGACCAAGGTGGGAAAGGTGGACAAGAAGGCGCTGCGCGCGGACATCGCAC
Above is a genomic segment from Sporichthyaceae bacterium containing:
- a CDS encoding PaaX family transcriptional regulator C-terminal domain-containing protein produces the protein MKARSVVFDLFGDYLRYRDGVVRLRSLVALMEAFDVPEATVRVVVTRLRKEGWLDSVRNGRETTYQLTPAAWQLLDEGRLRIFQRARGPWDGQWHMVIYSVPETDRALRERLRKKLAWLGFGPLSASVWVCAHDRTQAVRLEVADVPHVVLDAFHSRSDRAELDREIANRCWDLTALERDYADLLERYRPRLAGYRRGELAGRDALVERMQLIHDYRMFPFRDPDLPPELLPEGWSGRVAHEVFLEAHSLLRAPAEEFVDGLLGLIKA
- a CDS encoding cupin domain-containing protein, which gives rise to MDDAEKSELEALYEDFDAAHLTPLWTQRAGLMPQEPTPDAVPMLWRWSTLYPLAERSGRLVPVGRGGERRAIALANPGLPGTAYATPTLWCAIQYLGPREQAPAHRHTQTAFRFVVEGEGVWTNVDGDPVAMRRGDLLLTPGMHFHEHHNTSDSPMAWIDGLDIPLVRYLDAGFFEFGPDQLATTATPAVSRNERLWGHPGLAPLGDSPTASPLLAYRWAHTDAALQAQLDLESEGAPGVAGPGHAAVRFVNPATGGDCLSTMRCEMHRLRPGARTECRVAGSAVWQVFAGSGSVGIGSAGYEVGTGDLFAVPSWAPLCIETEHGLDAFRFSDDPVFEALGLARKETT
- a CDS encoding fumarylacetoacetate hydrolase family protein — translated: MKLATIRSAGDTRAVRVEDGEAIETGHVDLGALLAQPDWRRIAAAADGPRHALDTLDYAPLVPRPEKIVCVGLNYRTHIQEMGRELPDYPTLFAKYARALIGAYDPVVLPAGSDQVDWEAELGVVIGAEVRHATAEQARAAIAGYTVVNDVTARDVQFRTVQWLSGKTFERSTPVGPWLVVDAEPGEISCVVDGDVMQKADTADLHFDPAALVQYISAIITLVPGDLIATGTPGGVGHARNPARYLVAGSELITRVDGVGECRNVCVPEA
- a CDS encoding FAD-dependent monooxygenase, with translation MRVAIVGGGPGGLFLATLLRRADPAISVDVFERNRAEDTFGFGVVFSDRTLAGIHDADPVLRQALEEHGRHWDVIEVRLKGERIRCGGNGMASVVRHTLLALMQQRAAQVGARLRFSTEVGLADLRDYDLVVAADGTGSTIRRELAADLGETVATASAKFIWFGTDYIFDGLTFVHERGPDGVFAVHGYPISADRSTFIVETDEASWRAAGLDRFDVTQPPGPSDLESKRYLEALFAEQIDGGSLLVNNSRWGNFRTRRTARWHTVDPMPVALLGDAVHTAHFSVGSGTKMAMEDAVALAAALTQHQRDLPTALADYEAAAQPSVRAIQDSARPSLSWWEHFGRYHDFFEPWQFGYHFLSRSISDARLARRAPEFVAAAHAAWRSRHGAEVLATPFDSHGVRLAGRAVAVSLHDDIPVAAAGLALRDARPAAGAPWAARLAAPQDEADLPAALSAVAALADGDPAFVAVHGGNSLTRLLVCEQARMQHKLPALLVEPGMDRDAAVTTLLSGRADLVALDVAGSI
- a CDS encoding acetate--CoA ligase family protein, coding for MTRQNRLAALFRPRGVAVVGASADPTKLGSAMLRALAGFPGHVAAVNPRVDGMHASLGAAAAAGPVDLAMLCVPAKACPQVFAEAAAAGVRAVVICGGGFAEAGEEGAALQAQLAGLAVDTGTRLLGPNTSGFLVPATGLTASFVPAAADVPAGRVAVVAASGGVNHAVSFLLAEAGHGVSLAVGLGNSADVDAADVLEYLADDPTTAAVALHLESVSDGPRLLDAVRRLTVTTPVVALVVGRHDVAAFAASHTGALATSWRTTRSALAAAGAVLVDDERQLVDAVGALSGVRLAANPMPGVAVVTAQAGPGLLLLDGLRGRRITIPELTESTREVLGALLPALTFQRNPVDTGRPGPGFGAVLAAVGADPGVDLIAGYALDEPDAFDLRAAVARRDPTVPLVFGVGGPGPVVRETRRALHEAGVAVTDGPAGVAIATAALVADARARHRAAAPTEPVTPPLPTVPRGPIDEHRAKEFLATLGIAGPRRRVCDSRVAAEQALADLGGPVAVKILDAAVLHKTDVGGVHLGVSTPAELAVALDALEGIGARRVLVEAMAAPGLDLIVGAHRDPVFGPMVMLGLGGTAAEALGDVVVHPAPLSVTRAAALPEELAAAVLLGGWRGGPPLDTDALGRILAVLGDLLAQPHLLEIEINPLRLHPDGLLALDAVIRTREVPDGHADR
- a CDS encoding AMP-binding protein, with translation MATPIAEHVVPWPPEVAEQWVAAGYWLGRPLSTLLAEAADRAPDAVALIDGQLSLTHRQVQERAEATAARLRGLGMERGDRVVVQLANTWEFVVFTLGCLRAGVVPVMALPAHRHAELSYLAAHAEAVGIAVPDMLAEFDHQALAHELADGAAGPWHVLVCGDRVGAKSVDLRALCAPGDERLPASDLPGPRDVAVFLLSGGTTGLPKLIVRTHDDYVFNARCSATMAGLDGQTRYLVCLPAGHNFPLACPGILGTLLVGGAVVMSSSPRPERAFELVAAHGVTHTAVVPAVAGRWLEHAAEHGAKALASLQVLQVGGARLADELARRVGPVLGAHLQQVFGMAEGLLCYTRLDDPLEEICSTQGRPMCPDDEVRLVDEHDCDVPDGQPGSLLTRGPYTPRGYYRAPEQNARAFTADGWYRSGDICRRTAAGNLVVEGRDKDMINRGGEKISAEEVEGFLHQLLTVSQVAVVAMPDHELGERVCAYLVLRAGIDVGLADLRAALDAHGVARFKWPERLVLVEKLPVTKVGKVDKKALRADIAQRQAEERS